The segment taatgCAAAGAGTAAACAGCCTATCAAAATAAGGGATACCATCTTGGAAGAAGTTGAGGAGTTTACTTACCTAGGAATTATTGTGAGTGTGAATGGAGGTACCGATGCTGATGTTAAGACCAGAATAAACAGGGCTAGGGTCATCTTCAACATTCTGGGGAAAGTATGGAATGCAAAGAACATCTCGAGAAACACTAAAATCAagatttttaattcaaatgtaaAGTCTGTGCTTCTGTATGGGGCAGAAACATGGAGAACAACAAATgccacgatttcaaaaattcaaagATTCATCAATTACTGCCTGCGCAGAATAATGAACATCAGATGGTTTGATAAAGTAAGAAACGAGGATCTTTGGAAAAGAGCAAATCAAGCCCCCATAGATATCCAAATCAAAAAAAGCAAATGGTCATGGATTGGACACACACTGCGAAAACCACCAAGCAGCATCACAAAACAAGCCCTCAAATGGAACCCCCAAGGAAAAAGAAACAGAGGAAGACCAAGGAGCAGCTGGCGCAGAGTTACGGAGACAGAATTAAAAGAGCAAGGCTACACCTGGAACTCAGCAGAAAGATTAGCGCCAAACAGAGTCAGATGGAGGGAGTTCGTCAATGGCCTATGCTCCCTAGAGTAGCAAAGGGCTAAGTAAGTAAGTTATCTTGGGTGATTAAATCTTCCAAAggtatgttggaattcctatgggcacgaattTTGCTCCTTTGTTGGCCGGtctgtttatatattcttataaaggagagtttattcaaaagcttctacttgagaagaaaaaatcccttgctgtggccttcaactcaagacatagatatattgacaacggtttatctataaacaataatcattttcatttatatgttgaTTCCACCGTGTTGGTCTAGAagtagagcgttcgcccagaatgcggaaggtcggggttcgaatcccggccgcaacagacataagtcgttaaaacaggtagagACAGTTCTATCGCTGAACGCTCgccatcaggtgtgaatgtcaaaggtcctcggagatgatcttaaaaacggagatatcgtgttacagtaggtgtggcacgctaaagcaCCCCCATTACTCAATgatcgtaagcgccgagcaaaggcctacaTTTGAAGCTCTTCATCGGTATTTGTGACGTcctcatatgagtgaaaaattctcaagaaagAGACgttaaaggggaaggcaacccaatttttttttacatgataaatgatagaatTAATTATATGTTAAAAATTTGCCATACTATTCTgctgatatacggcctagataaccTTCAGtgctaatttgaaaacgttaaagaTTGcaattcccgccatctatagaggctgccatgatgtggaactcttttgtattcaagaccacaaaaatcaataatttttacgtcacaccgtctgttccggttttgttgagattctaagatcatcaaagatatgcatgtggtaggttttacaaataaattgtGTGATGCCTTGTTGtaaagcagttaattacacaaATGCGAAGGGTGTgaaaaaaaggtgttttttttttcgaaattcctgacccaactaagtcatctgaaaagaaaagacaatgtaaactcattctctcaccagagggcgcgctacgcaagcttcactttgttgtggagcgtagcgtaacgcctTCTGGTGAAAGATTGATGTAAACtatggatccatcatttgcgtaatgacaagttgaggttcgagacatttgtatgaagaaaagtgtaccgtctgcctggtctgcgactcgacttaacgtcttcttttctttatttcttcttgcgaaagaatgggctatacggctccaaacataagtgttcgtgacttgtcatatTTACAGTGCTGCAGTCATAAATTAAAcctcaatggccgctctcttagcggcgggtaatttaaaatatatgatagattaatattaaTTTGATTGTCAAGCAAGGACTGTCATCTACGATATAAGTAAGTAGTACtctattcataaaagcaacaatgtggttagggttgtctttccctttaaacaagatacaatcaatcaatcgattcGATCTTCCTctgtaaactcgaaataaaagacaccacagattctccacatctgcttcgtacttagatattttatagaGGATAGATATTGATGGCAAGCTGGCAACTCAACTTTAGCATAAACGGggtaatttcagcttctccatcgccaacttcccatatttatataaccatattccattatcacctacatatggtgtttatatctctcaactgattcgatacgcaaaagcttcttctgcgtatggtcagtttttaaaacgAGACAGAGAATTTGaagttacagggatttcaacagtatcgtttcgcaacagtcagcatttcgcaaattgtgtggtcgttataacgatagtttgtcaatgcaacctatcagagggtcaactgctgtctgacgtgttacataccgattattagactGTCCTTGACACATTAATTCTTACTTActacatttacctgatcaagttatagggctcacttcgggatgcttactcctcctaggcacctgatcccacctctggtgtatccagggttCGTGtctgcccaattctctattttgtattgcttataggagttatgagattgatcactgttcgttatcttcacctttcattcatcgTTGATTAATTTGctacaattgaaaaaaaatcataactcctataagtaatacaaacttAAGAGTAGAGGAAACACGgaccctagacacaccagaggaggagtaaacattccctgttcaccggtcacgtgggaggagtaagcatcccctgttcaccGGTCACGTAGCATGCTTTGTCTTACCGCTCCTCTACTCGAACACAATGAGGTtgtcactgaaaacacattgATCTTTCGTAAACCCATTCTTTTTCAATCGTTCaatgggttaaatgctgtctaacgtgtttcataccgattgttaggccgttcttggcacattgattttgactacagattcttccgtttacctgatcaagctaTAGAGCTCACAACgatggatgtgaccggtcgacagggaatgcttagtcttcctaggcacccgatcccacctctgatgtgtccagggtccgtgttccCCCTACTCACTTATAGGAGTTCtaagattgattactgttcgttattttcacttttttcatgTACGATTAAATGGGTATTTGTAAGGATGCGCTCTTGAGGGAGTTAGCTCctcagcttttgagcacaactgcccAGGATGTTGTAACTGTATATAATGGTTCAATATACTTATAAAACTATTCTATTGGTCcaaatatgttatatatttatatttactattTAAATGTATCCAACTGAAAATGTTTATGTCGATTCAATTTGGAAAGCACTACAAGCGTCGAAAAGATTCTTTGGGCCAAAGATCTAAACCTACACAATTTgacagtttttgttttatcgTGAATAAATATACCCCTAGGTGTGTATTTCAAATTTGTAATTTGTGATTTATGTAGTAGATACTTTGAACTAGTTCAAATGGTGTGAATTCGTTAATTTGGTTGCTGTTTTTgtaaacagaacaccgattcttacaAACAACTATATTGTTTCACcagaaattttgtatgaaaatcagcattttggcccataattcaatttttttaaatatctataaccCCTATTTAGTTCCATCTAAAATTTTAAGGCAATACTTTGTAATTTAAgtgcaatttaaaaaattgataataCTTTCAATATGTTCTGTTGAACTCTCAAATTCCATATTACTTCCGATCAACTGGGATTAAAACTTTTAATGCCCCCGCCACAAAGTGGTCGGGACATATAATTTTACCCTTGTCCGTCCTTCTGTCCTTCCCTCCTTCCGCGACACCCAGGTTTCCGTACTTTGTTTCTAACGCTTTGAGATagattgaattgattttttgtgtACAGCTGTATATTGATGATTTACAGATCGAGTTTCAGTTATTTTCCAATTCGTTGacttttgatggagttgtgcccctttaaggTAGAAATATTATCAACGCCTTGAGACATTGAACTGAGTTTttgtatgcatgtgtatattgatgagttacagatcgaggTTGAGTTTTGTTCAGGTTCGTTAATCTGAATACCCTATGCAATGCTGTAATTCgatggatttcctacatttgactttactgACATTCGCGTCCTACCGACACATCTAGTTTATaactacatttgtatattatttgaagacatAAGTGCGTATTCATttgatgtaatgattgatttgtgttgcttatgatGTGTTGACACAAAACAAACAACTCTAGTTGATGTGAATAAATCGTGTGCAAATTCTAAATGCAAAAGGACCAAGTTTAATACACTATAGCTCAATTCCAAGCATTATAAACCCAGCTTTTCTTTTTGATTTCATAATTTTCCTTCAGTGTAGAAACCAATGATATACAATACCACAAaactcaggtgcgaacctctttaaagaCCAATATTAACCACGTTTTTCTGTAAATCTGATTTGCTGTTAATCTTTTCATTGAAAACGTATTTGTTTTGCCGAGGTGTGCAGATTATTGACACAAAAATACATTCCATCAAAgatgatgaatttcatttcatttattttcctACAACTGCATGCAAGATAAATTGACCAGCAGACGTCGATGATATCTAAATCAACTGAATGGTCATTGCGACTTGTTTACTTCGCTATTTCATAGTTTAATTTCTTGCGATAATGTTAACGACAAACAAACGTCATCACTATGGTaatcattttttatttctaagGTTGAATATATCAAACTCAAATATAGACTCGTTTAAGCATATACAGTTGTAGTTCCTACCCATTAAATGCACGTACTTGTGAAATGTCTGCTTAATTTTACCCAATATTTCTTGAATGACTGAATATCACCTTATTTTTGCTGCAGTTTTATTTTACCCTAGATGAAAAACCGTGAAATTAAATTACTGTAAACATAAACTGATTGTAAcatttatatagaaaaaaaaaaggggaTTGGTGAAATTAAATTGCTGTAAATATAACATGACTGTATCATTTTTATAGAAAGGAAATGAGAACCGTGAAATTAAATTACTGTAAACATAAACTGATTGTAAcatttatatagaaaaaaatgagAATCGTGAAATTAAATTGCTGTAAATATAACATGACTGTGTCATTTTTATAGAAAGAAAATGAGAACCGTGAAATTAAATTACTGTAAACATAAACTGATTGTAAcatttatatagaaaaaaatgagAATCGTGAAATTAAATTGCTGTAAATATAACATGACTAATATTAAACACGTGTTTCTTCGTCATGTGTATGTATCTTGCCAACCCGACTTGCTGTTTATGTTTTCATGTTTTGCTGAGATGGGCAGATTATTGACGCTAAATAAATTATAACAAAGATGATGAATTTCAGGTTTCTTTTACTgcaaaaacatataaaacataGAGAAAAATCTATTATGTGCGAAacttcatttgaaattggaattcAATATAATTTGGTGTACGTTGAAGCTATGGTAAATAAGAAAAGAACTAATTGAGAACTCGCtgtaaaacattttactgtACGTGTCAAAGTGTTTAACCAagatacataaatatgtgatACAAagaattcatatattacatttatttttccCATATCTCATGCAATATAATATCTCTGCTAAAAACAAAATACGCAATTACACGCAAGTTCATGTTACTGTCAAAGGCTGCTAAACGACTTACAATAACGCATGACGTCTCTTTAATTTCAGGCATACCTGTCTTTGATTTCTAATCGAAAAACTTAACCTACGCTTTAATCATGGCAATCGCGCTGAATTGAAATGAAAGCTGGTTCATTATGCGGAGGTAAATACATATTTTAGTTAATATCTTCTTGCTTCACATGATTGATGTCCCGACCAAACCGCCCGCCGCCAAATGAGTAATCAAACCGTTTGCCAAACCGCCCACCACCTAGCCCATAATCATAATCCCAAGCTCCTTGACGTTTTTCCACTTCCTGTTCTGCGTCATCAAAATCAATGTCCCATCCACGATTACTCaggtctgtctgtttgtcctcCAAAACTTTCTCTTCACCCAATGTCTCCATATTCACTGGGGCACCGAGAGCAAGAATGACACCGATTTCACCTCTTTGTTTCCTGGTGTCTGATCGTATTTGATCTTTGCTGCTCTCGGCTTGGCTCTGTTTTGTGTCTTGGATATCGTGTAGTTTACTGAAGAGTTTTGATAACTGTACAATGctgttttgtgtttgtgagattccatttgtgaatgcACACGATAGGCAGAGAACTAGCACTGAGGACGCTAACAGGTGCTCCAAAGAATTCTTCATCTGAAATGAGAcagtaatgaaaatgtaaaaaagttGGTTTAGTGAGAAAATCAGCCAATAGTGTCCATCCATAGCACACTAAAAGTAttcagtatatatatgtaaaagtaTAATCGACAGGATAAGATAAATAAGGTTggcaggggatgtttactcctcctaggcacctgatcccacctctggtatatccaggggtccgtttttgcccaataaacttaattatgctttctttataggagttgtgagattgatcactgttatctatctatctatctatttatctatacCATTAGTTGTCAAGGGGTGATGATTAGATGAGCTCCTCTGATATCATTTGATAGATTCAGTATGAATTCAGGGATATGGTCAATAGTTTTGTCACGTTACATTTCTCATAACCTATTACATAtactttgaaaagaaaattgatttattttccaTTATTGATGGAGTGGTGGCTAGTTTTGACATGCGCTAAGTATTGCCATTTTCACAATACTAGCCAAGTGTTCGAACTCGCACGAGTCTTTTGCTCAAATGAACTTTCGAATTCTGCGTCAATTTCAATTCAGCGTCGATTTCAGCCGTAACTTTGCATTCATTTTAAAAGGTAGTCATTGGCAAATCATCACAATGCTCCCAGTAATTGGATTTTTATTGCACTATCGTCGTCAAACGTTTAAGTGTTAATGATCGAATCTTCACTTTATTtaacattctctcaccagagggcgcttTAGACAAGCTTCCCTTACTGTACGCGAATCTTGTGTAACGCGCcgtctggtgagagaatggatATTCAATAGTTGAACATATACACAAGCCAGGTATACTGCCAATAGACCACATATACTGAAGTGTCTGAAATATCTGTATTATTTTTACAGCCGTTATAGTAAGGGGAAAGGTTGAATGCAATATCAAATTGgtaaatttcattcatttccCGCAGACTCCATGTGTTCCAGGTGAAAACACGTAAACATAATATTCCTTATGTAAGGGAAAATGTATTTACAAAGACATTTTGCAAAACTTAAGTAGCAAATCGCAGTATTAGAGACAGCACCCGGAGTCTTTTATTAATTCAAGTGAATTGATTACCTTGACAATTTGATCTTACAAACAATATGGGTCAAACTTTTGTGATGGAGACTTTCTGCTAAAGCGTTTGCTTCGTAATCAGGAGGTCATGTATTCgaaacaacacccccccccccccatgtaccCTGGCCACGTTTCACCTAAGACGTAAAACTTTGTCTAGGCCAATGATGGTAGACAAAGCAGTCAAGTAGAACATTCTTCAGCTCtatttttaaagacattttatCATAAGTTACAATATATATGAATTGATTATTTAGCGTTCTTGAAAATGATATAATATCTGTTGATTGAGTCAAGAGGAGGTTGGTGTGTTGGACTCCAAGTTCAGACTGTTTGTAATTCGGTCATTTTGCATTGTGCCAAGCTTAAGTTTATTGCGAGGATTCCGATTCTCGCAGTGATTGGAAATGACAAAACATTTAGAGATCTCGGGACAATTGTTGAATGATGATGTTCGCAGAGTGTACGGAGTAAAACCGGCGTGGCGCAATTTAGTTTTAATACTCTAACCTCCATTACACTCATAATGACGTCAGCGACAACGTAAGTCTCGTTCTGAGTAACGGGGTTGCAATAacaatcaaactgttcaggatGAGAAGGCATCTGATCAGGATAGACCATCATTTGATTGATAAGACTATCACATAATCAACACATCACTCTAAATTGTCCTCGGAGGTCCAACAATTTTTTACGTCTGTTCCGGACAGAATCTTCATCATTGCATGCCATACCGTCATCACTACAAATCTCCGTCACGGCTTCCGAATACACGGTGCCAGAGTCATTACGTTTCTATATGCATTTCACAAACGTATTCGTTACCACCATAATTGAAGCtcaaaacatgtacaaaattgGCATGTTCATAACCGGAAGCGCGATTAAGGTAACCAATCGGAGCTTAATTATATTTCATCAATGGAAATAGTCGATTAATTATATGCACGCTTTTAAGTTTTTCAATcaaaccatattttatttcatagagAACTGGATTGGACAACAAGTTCTGCACAAATAAGCACTCTATATAACGTGAAGACATTTTAGAAAAATTACCAGAATCTACACAACAAACGGAGGCAGGATGCCTGCTCCCCCACCCCTTTCCACTGTTTTGACAACGTTCATTTTGCGTTATATTTACACAAAAAGTTAGTTGTATTCACATGCAGAGTAAGATATATCAAGTGACTGAACCCAAACATTTTATAGTAGTATTGAATGGTAAGAAATGTATGATGACTTAAACCCACGTGGTGAAGGAcgcatttaatatttttgaagtttGGACCCAAAGTTTTGTCttacttttctttttttctttttttaatttatcttatttattttttcaagaaatttaGACCATTCATGATTGTGAAGTTAGCTTGCC is part of the Ostrea edulis chromosome 2, xbOstEdul1.1, whole genome shotgun sequence genome and harbors:
- the LOC125682051 gene encoding uncharacterized protein LOC125682051 — its product is MKNSLEHLLASSVLVLCLSCAFTNGISQTQNSIVQLSKLFSKLHDIQDTKQSQAESSKDQIRSDTRKQRGEIGVILALGAPVNMETLGEEKVLEDKQTDLSNRGWDIDFDDAEQEVEKRQGAWDYDYGLGGGRFGKRFDYSFGGGRFGRDINHVKQEDIN
- the LOC125678500 gene encoding uncharacterized protein LOC125678500, whose translation is MQDKTSLLAATSVKLGLKPNERKTKIMKINAKSKQPIKIRDTILEEVEEFTYLGIIVSVNGGTDADVKTRINRARVIFNILGKVWNAKNISRNTKIKIFNSNVKSVLLYGAETWRTTNATISKIQRFINYCLRRIMNIRWFDKVRNEDLWKRANQAPIDIQIKKSKWSWIGHTLRKPPSSITKQALKWNPQGKRNRGRPRSSWRRVTETELKEQGYTWNSAERLAPNRVRWREFVNGLCSLE